A single genomic interval of Hafnia alvei harbors:
- a CDS encoding tail fiber assembly protein, with protein sequence MELEKVTRYYPDEMPLGDDVQYFVDKNGRDWYESLKYFTKPYVISYDPSTGIIHSSSTDASAIYPVGLNVIDIESLPEGFDIIDGWVYVNGVVSENYSLKAESYRQGLVLEANELITDWLIDLQLGVISDEDKESLIIWRLYMKKLTSLDLTGVTSKDDFNQIEWPPKL encoded by the coding sequence ATGGAACTGGAAAAAGTAACTCGTTATTACCCAGATGAAATGCCACTAGGTGATGATGTTCAATATTTTGTAGATAAAAATGGGCGTGACTGGTACGAATCTCTTAAATATTTCACTAAGCCTTATGTAATTTCATATGATCCAAGCACAGGTATTATTCATTCAAGTAGTACTGATGCATCAGCAATATATCCAGTCGGCTTAAATGTTATAGATATTGAAAGCCTTCCTGAAGGGTTTGATATTATTGATGGCTGGGTTTATGTAAATGGTGTTGTGTCTGAAAATTATTCGCTCAAAGCTGAGTCATATCGTCAGGGGTTAGTTTTAGAGGCAAATGAGCTCATTACTGACTGGCTTATTGATTTACAATTAGGCGTGATATCGGATGAAGATAAAGAGAGTCTTATCATTTGGAGGCTGTACATGAAAAAACTAACATCACTGGATTTAACAGGTGTTACTAGCAAGGATGATTTCAATCAAATTGAGTGGCCACCCAAGCTATAG